Within the Prochlorococcus sp. MIT 1300 genome, the region GATACAGACCTACTGGCCTGCTTTAAATGCACTGGTCAGGAAGGAGTCCCTAGAGAGGAGGTTGCAGCAGCAGTTGCTGCCGAGTCTTCTACAGGAACTTGGTCCACTGTTTGGTCTGAATTGCTAACTGACCTTGAGTTTTACAAAGGTCGTTGTTATCGCATTGAAGACGTACCTGGAGACAAAGAGTCTTTTTACGCTTTCATCGCATATCCTCTCGATCTTTTCGAGGAAGGGTCAATTACTAACGTGCTGACATCTTTGGTTGGCAACGTTTTTGGCTTTAAGGCTCTGCGTCATCTGCGCCTTGAAGACATTCGCTTCCCAATGGCCTTTATTAAGACCTGTGGGGGCCCTCCTAACGGAATCGTAGTTGAACGTGACCGCTTGAATAAGTACGGTCGCCCCTTGCTTGGTTGCACCATTAAGCCAAAACTTGGCCTTTCAGGTAAAAACTATGGTCGTGTGGTTTATGAGTGCCTTCGTGGTGGTCTAGACCTTACAAAGGATGATGAGAATATCAACTCACAGCCTTTCCAGCGCTGGCGTGAACGTTTCGAATTTGTTGCTGAAGCAGTGAAGCTAGCGCAACAAGAGACGGGTGAAGTAAAAGGCCACTACCTAAATTGCACAGCGACAACTCCGGAAGAGATGTACGAGCGTGCCGAGTTCGCTAAAGAACTTGATATGCCTATCATCATGCATGATTACATCACTGGTGGATTCACTGCTAATACAGGTTTGGCTAACTGGTGTCGCAAGAATGGAATGTTGCTACATATCCATCGTGCGATGCATGCGGTGATTGACCGCCATCCAAAGCATGGAATTCACTTCCGAGTTCTTGCTAAGTGCTTAAGACTTTCCGGTGGTGACCAATTACACACAGGAACAGTTGTTGGGAAACTGGAGGGTGATCGTCAGACCACTCTTGGTTACATTGACAACCTTCGTGAGTCTTTTGTCCCTGAAGATCGCACACGCGGCAACTTCTTTGATCAGGACTGGGGCTCAATGCCTGGTGTATTTGCCGTTGCCTCAGGTGGTATTCACGTTTGGCACATGCCAGCTTTGCTAGCAATTTTTGGAGACGACTCTTGCTTGCAATTTGGTGGTGGTACTCATGGTCACCCATGGGGATCCGCTGCTGGTGCAGCCGCTAACCGTGTAGCTCTAGAGGCTTGCGTGAAAGCACGTAATGCAGGTCGTGAAATCGAAAAAGAAAGTCGCGACATCCTCATGGAGGCTGCAAAGCATAGTCCTGAACTGGCAATCGCTCTTGAGACCTGGAAGGAAATCAAGTTCGAATTTGACACAGTCGACAAGCTCGACGTTCAGCAATAAGGAATTTGAGAGGAGGCTTTTGCCTCCTCTCAAATAAATTCTTTAGTCCAAGTTGTCGGTAATTACCGACGACCTCTATTTACATACACAATCCCAGGTTCACCATGCCTTTCCAGAGCACAGTTGGTGACTACCAAACAGTCGCCACCCTGGAAACCTTCGGCTTCTTACCGCCGATGACCCAGGACGAAATTTACGATCAAATTGCCTACATCATTGCGCAGGGCTGGAGTCCTGTCATTGAACACGTTCATCCGAGCGGTTCCATGCAGACCTATTGGTCCTATTGGAAATTGCCTTTCTTTGGTGAAAAGGATTTGAACGTGGTTGTTAATGAGCTCGAAGCTTGTCACCGTGCTTACCCTGATCACCATGTACGCATGGTTGGTTACGACGCCTATACCCAAAGTCAGGGAACTGCGTTCGTTGTTTTTGAAGGCCGCTAATTGCCTCTTTAAATAGTTAATAGCCTCGTATTCCTCGAGGCTATTACTTTTTCATTCGAGGAGATTATTTTCTCCCTTAATTAATACGTTTCTTTTGAGCGGACATGGCAAAACAAACCAGTCGAGAACTTGCTCTTGAGCGCCGTAAGGCTCTTAGTGAGTCAGGGAAGAAATCTACTTCGATGAGCGGGGCTGGCGAAAGCCGAGTGCGTACATCTGCGGATGCACGTCAAACCAGAACGCAGACATCATTTGTCAAATCAACAAATCAGTCTTTAAAGCCTGTATCCGAATCTAGGCAAGTAAGCAATTCAAATGCCTCTGTTGCAATTAGAAGCATTAAATCGGTAAGTCAACCAAGCCGTGAATTGGTTTTAGCTAGGCGGGAAGCATTGTCTAGAAGAGGTAAGTCGGCAGACACCAGTAAAGATAGAACTCGTGTAGAAGTAGAGAGACATATTTCTAATGTAAAGAGTCAAAGCTCTAATGTTGCCAATTCAAAAAGTACATCTTTGGCTACTGAAAGTAGCGATACTTCAATAGCTTCAAGTCCTATTAGAGCTCCGAAGTTGAATTCTAAAAAAGGGGACCGTCGTAATACCTCAAAACGTCGAGCAATTCAAAACACCAGCAGAGCACTCGTTCTGGCTCGTCGTGAGGCTCAATCAAAACATGGTAAGTCTGCAGGTAAACAACCAACATCTGCTGCGTCTGTTGCAAGACAAGGCGACCCTGACCTAACTAGTAGAGAGCTTGCTCAAAGAGTTCGTGAATTGCGCAGCAAAAGTGGAGAAACTGGTAAGAAGCGTTCAGCAATTTGTCGCCCTTGTGGGCCAAATAAAAATGGCGCCAAGCAAGAAGCTTTGGCAGGTGCAGATGCACATTGGAAAGTTGGAATTAGTGAGACTTCTACAGGCCAAGTAGTAACTGGGACTCAAGCAAATCGTTCGACTAAGACAACTGGTAATGAGGCAAGTACTTGTCGCTCAATTACTGGTACGCAATACCTAGGTTCAGAGGCATATGAAACTTTTTGTCAGTCACCACCTTCTTATTCACAACCTCCGAAGGTTGGAGTTACTAATACAACTCATGGGAACCTTGTTACAGGGAACGAAGTTGGTCGTTCAGAAAAAGTGACTGGTGATGAGCCTGGAACATGTAAATCTTTAACTGGTACTGAATATATCTCTGCAAATCAATCAAATAATTATTGTGGCGGCGTCCAGCCTTCTCCCAGGAAGGTAGGACTTAGCTTGACTGAGGAAGGTAGGAAGGTTAGTGGTGTATTAGTTGGCCGCTCTTCAAAGGTTACTGGTGATGAGGCGGGTTCTCAGAGACAGCTCACAGGGGATCAATATTTAGGTGCTGATCCACTACCGGAGGGTAGATCTGCTGAGAAAGTTGGCTCTTTTAATACTCTTCGTGGTGCTGGTGTAACAGGTACAAATGTGTCACGAGCAGAAATGGTCACAGGGAATGAGCCTGGTAGTTGCAAGCTTGTAACAGGTGATGAGTATGTAGGCCCACAGCAGTTTGAAGCCTTTTGTGGAGGGAGGCCTAACCCTGAAGCTTCGAAAGTCGGACTAAGCCTTACGAATAAGGCTCAGACTGTAAGTGGAACTCTTACAGGTCGATCTGGTTTGGTGACAGGCGATGAACCTGGTACTTGTAAAGCAGTAACTGGAACTCCTTATGCGGGTTTTGAACAATCATCACAATGGTGTGAAGGGAATGCTTTAAATGAAATTCAAGATCGAACCCCTAGGCGTATGGGTACGCCTGCTGCTCCTATGACTGGCCAACAACCAGGAATTGGGGGTGTTATGACGGGTGCTGAAAGAGGTGCATGTGAACCTTTGACAGGCACACCTTATATAGGTTCAGATCAACTTGTAGCTGCCTGTGGCAGCTCTGCTCCTAAAGGTAGTCATAGTTATGATGATGACTCTCAAAACGCCTCATGGACTAGGTTTAGTATTCAGTCTCCTGCTAGAGCCGCTCAGGTTAGTCGTGATCAGTCTTCAGGGGTAACAGGTACAAGTTATGAGCAAGGAAGTGATATCACTGGACCATTTAATATGGCTGTTAACAAAGTTACTGGGACTGAACAGTTCCGCTTTGATAACAAGCAGCGTCAATTTCAACCAGCTCCTCTTGATAAAAAAGAAGTTTTAGATGAAGGTTCTCGACCTCAATCAAGAATTACTGGTGAGGGACAATCAGCTGGTTTGAATATTACAGGCGACGACTGGGCTCGTGGTGAAAGAGTTACTGGGACTGAAGGGGCGTCAGCTCGTAGACGTAATCCAACTCGACCAGGAGCTGTAAATGCTATGCCTGCTGCTAATTTGAAGCGAAATGAAGAAGTGGCTAAACCGGATTTTTTGATTACTGGTTCTAGTGGAAACACTCGTGATGGCCAGTTGGTTACATTTTCTGGCGGAGCCAGAGGCTAATTAATTCATGGCCTATAGAAATTTGGCCAGAAGTTCAGGACGTTTCCTTGGGCCAACGGCTCCAAGGAAGAGGTTTCTGGCAGGCAACGATTCTTCTTTAGAAGCTAAACCTCTACGGACTGCGGCTACAAATTCACATCCTTTAACTGATGTCTCAGCAAATAAATATCTTTTGGAATACGAAAATGATGTAAAAGGAAGATTTGATCAAATTGTTCCTTTTCTAAAAAAAATTTCAGAGCTTCAACATAATCACAATTTTGTTGACCAGGCACAACAACTAAGTCGTCAAGAGCTTGGCATAGAATTGCCTAGTCATATTCTTGATAAAGCCTGGGTACGTCCGCTTGATATGAGAGCACTGTTTGCTGCTTGTGTTTTTCAATCACATAAACAAACTAGTGATTATTTCTTTGACTCTGACCCATTAAATGGTGCTGAAGGAAGTAAACAGGCAAAAGATTTTGATTTATTTCTTGCGGAATGTGGTTTTCATCTTCTAGATGTAACTCCTTGTTCAGACGGTCGTCTTGCACATTCAATTGCATATGCTCTACGCATTCCATTTAGTGCCGTGCGACGTAGATCTCATGCCGGAGCTTTATTTGATATAGGCAATACAGTTAATAGATGGATTAAAACTGAGCATAGACGTTATCGTGAAGGACTTCCCAATGGGGTAAATCAGCCTACAAAGTACCTCAAAGTTGTTATATATCACTTTAGTTCCAAGGATCCCTCTCATCAAGGTTGTGCAGCTCATGGGAGTGATGATTCTGCCGCTGCCTCGGCAGGCCTGCAGCGGCTTCTTGATTTCAGAGAATCTGTTGAAAATAGTTTCTGTTGTGGGGCTTCAGTTGACCTCCTTTTGATTGGATTAGATACAGATACTGATGCAATTAGAGTTCATGTCCCTTCCGCTGATAGCCAAATTTCTCTAGACAGCTGGGTCTGTGCCTTAAGTATTTATTTTGATACAAAAGACCTTCAACCAAATCAAGTGATGCAAACAATCACCAAGATGGTTTATGAGAATGCTCCAGCGAAACCTGATCCTGGAATGGTCAACTTTGTGACTCGTTTAATTTCTAATAATATTTCTCAAATTGATTATGTTCGAGAACATCATGGCGGGGCCTATTCGGATGCCGGACATGCAGAACATTTTATTGGAGTAGGAATAGGCTTTAAAGAAGTTCATCTAAGAAACCTCACTTATTTCTCTCATTTGGATACTGTTGAAGAAGGTGCACCTGATCTTGACGTCGGAATCAAAATCTTTAAGGGTTTAAATGTCTCGCGCGATTTACCTATACCTATAGTTATTCGCTTTGATTATTCAGGCAGAGTCCCTGGGGCTCGAGAGAGAGCTATAGATGATTGCATTAGAGTTAATTCGGCGATTACTTCTCGTTATCTAGACTTGGTAGAAGATGGATTTCTCCATACTCTATCGACTATTAGAGATAGGGATAAGCAAGCTTCTGCGGAAGTTGTAGGGTCTTCGCTAGATCCAGTTTCATCGGAGGTGCATTGAAATGTTGATTTGCAAAGTTGTTAAGCCTCTTGTTTCTACAAACAGGATATCGGGATTTGAGCATAAGCATCTTCAAGTAGTTCTTGATGGGAGCTCGAAAAAAGTAGCTGTAGATGCAGTGGGTTGTAAACCGGGGGATTGGGTCATTTGTGTTGGAAGTTCTGCTGCTAGAGAAGCGGCAGGGAGCAAGTCTTATCCCAGTGATCTAACTATTGTTGGGATCATTGATCATTGGGATCCAGATGCCTCAAAACCTTCACAAGAGGGTGCGGGTTGATGGAAATCATGCAAGTTATGGGCAAATTAATTTGTACCCAGCGTGTGGAAGGTCTCGGGCACATGCATTTGAGAATTCTTCGTAATAACAAAGGTAAGCAATTAGTTGCAGTCGATCCAGTTGGAGCAAGAGAAGGTAACTGGGTTTTTACTGCAAGTGGTTCAGCTGCTCGCTTTGCTTGTAGTAACCCCGCCATTCAAACTGACCTAACCATTGGCGGGATCATCGACTATTGGACTCCTGACGGATAAAAATTTTTGATTCTTCTATCCTTTCCCAAATTTTAAGTTCATGGCTCCTCAATCACGCAGCAATTCTTCGAAAGCTTCTAGACCAGCAGTTAAGGCTGGTTCAAGCTCAGATCAAATAGTAGACGTCTCGCCGATCAACAGTACTGAAAAAGACTCTGAAGTTAGTTCTAAAAGTTTAGCTACTACAAAAAGTAGAGGTAGAAGCGAACCTTCCAAGCCTCAGCCAACTTCCAAAAGTGATCAGTCATCGCAAATTCGACCTCCTTCAGATGGGAAATCAGGTGGAGGCTCTGGCTCAACATTCAAGAAAGATCTTCAGGGTAGTTCTGAATCTTTATCTGGAATTGCTCTTGGAATGATAGAGACTAGAGGAATGGTTCCTGCTATTGAGGCTGCTGATGCAATGACGAAGGCTGCCGAGGTAAGTCTTATTTGTAGAGAATATGTAGGAGGAGGATATGTAACTGTGATGGTTCGTGGTGAAACTGGAGCAGTTAATGCTTCGGTGCGAGCAGGAGCTGATGCATGCGAACGTGTTGGAGATGGTCTTGTTGCAGCACACATAATTGCAAGACCTCATATGGAGGTTGAGCCTGCGTTAAAAGCAACTTATGCAAGGCGCTTCTGAGGGTTTAGTTTTTTAAAGTAGTTTTTATTTAGGTTTTATGCATATTTGGTCTAGGTTTGTTGAAGTTTCTTTTTAAAAACTGGCCATGAATAAATGGAAGGAGAGGAATCGTCCAAATCGCTTAGAAAAAAGATTTGAATTTGACACTTATAACTCAACCAGGGATTTCCTAGATCGGCTTGGCGAACATAGTGAGGCTGTTAAGCGTTTCCCTGACATAAGTTTCGGAAAAACTTATGTCAACATTACACTTCGTCCTGAAAATGAGGTCGAAGATGCTCAGCTGAAAGAAGCTGATAGGCAGTTTGCTGCTGAGATTGATGGACTCCTCGATTGATCTTTCGCTTGATTATGCTGATTCAGGAGTATCAGCTGTACTTGAGGAATTAGACGCTGAGCTTGTAGGACTAAAGCCAGTAAAGACGAGAATTAAAGAAATAGCTGCTTTGTTGTTAATTGATAGAGCTAGACAGCATATGAATTTGAATAGCTCTTTTTTAGGCCTTCATATGTCTTTTACCGGAAGGCCTGGAACAGGAAAAACAACTGTCGCAAGAAGGATCTCAAGGATATTGCATCAACTTGGTTACTTGCGTAAAGGTCATTTGGTAACAGCTACGAGAGATGACCTTGTCGGTCAATATGTTGGTCATACTGCTCCAAAAACAAGAGAAATGATTAAGCGTGCACAAGGGGGCGTATTATTTATTGATGAGGCCTATTACCTCTATAAGCCTGGAAATGAAAGAGATTACGGTGAAGAAGCAATTGAAATTTTGCTTCAAGAGATGGAGAAAAGAAGGGAGGATATTGTCGTTGTTTTTGCAGGATATAAAGAGAGAATGAATGT harbors:
- a CDS encoding form I ribulose bisphosphate carboxylase large subunit, coding for MSKKYDAGVKEYRDTYWTPDYVPLDTDLLACFKCTGQEGVPREEVAAAVAAESSTGTWSTVWSELLTDLEFYKGRCYRIEDVPGDKESFYAFIAYPLDLFEEGSITNVLTSLVGNVFGFKALRHLRLEDIRFPMAFIKTCGGPPNGIVVERDRLNKYGRPLLGCTIKPKLGLSGKNYGRVVYECLRGGLDLTKDDENINSQPFQRWRERFEFVAEAVKLAQQETGEVKGHYLNCTATTPEEMYERAEFAKELDMPIIMHDYITGGFTANTGLANWCRKNGMLLHIHRAMHAVIDRHPKHGIHFRVLAKCLRLSGGDQLHTGTVVGKLEGDRQTTLGYIDNLRESFVPEDRTRGNFFDQDWGSMPGVFAVASGGIHVWHMPALLAIFGDDSCLQFGGGTHGHPWGSAAGAAANRVALEACVKARNAGREIEKESRDILMEAAKHSPELAIALETWKEIKFEFDTVDKLDVQQ
- a CDS encoding ribulose bisphosphate carboxylase small subunit is translated as MPFQSTVGDYQTVATLETFGFLPPMTQDEIYDQIAYIIAQGWSPVIEHVHPSGSMQTYWSYWKLPFFGEKDLNVVVNELEACHRAYPDHHVRMVGYDAYTQSQGTAFVVFEGR
- a CDS encoding CsoS2 family carboxysome shell protein, whose protein sequence is MAKQTSRELALERRKALSESGKKSTSMSGAGESRVRTSADARQTRTQTSFVKSTNQSLKPVSESRQVSNSNASVAIRSIKSVSQPSRELVLARREALSRRGKSADTSKDRTRVEVERHISNVKSQSSNVANSKSTSLATESSDTSIASSPIRAPKLNSKKGDRRNTSKRRAIQNTSRALVLARREAQSKHGKSAGKQPTSAASVARQGDPDLTSRELAQRVRELRSKSGETGKKRSAICRPCGPNKNGAKQEALAGADAHWKVGISETSTGQVVTGTQANRSTKTTGNEASTCRSITGTQYLGSEAYETFCQSPPSYSQPPKVGVTNTTHGNLVTGNEVGRSEKVTGDEPGTCKSLTGTEYISANQSNNYCGGVQPSPRKVGLSLTEEGRKVSGVLVGRSSKVTGDEAGSQRQLTGDQYLGADPLPEGRSAEKVGSFNTLRGAGVTGTNVSRAEMVTGNEPGSCKLVTGDEYVGPQQFEAFCGGRPNPEASKVGLSLTNKAQTVSGTLTGRSGLVTGDEPGTCKAVTGTPYAGFEQSSQWCEGNALNEIQDRTPRRMGTPAAPMTGQQPGIGGVMTGAERGACEPLTGTPYIGSDQLVAACGSSAPKGSHSYDDDSQNASWTRFSIQSPARAAQVSRDQSSGVTGTSYEQGSDITGPFNMAVNKVTGTEQFRFDNKQRQFQPAPLDKKEVLDEGSRPQSRITGEGQSAGLNITGDDWARGERVTGTEGASARRRNPTRPGAVNAMPAANLKRNEEVAKPDFLITGSSGNTRDGQLVTFSGGARG
- a CDS encoding carboxysome shell carbonic anhydrase yields the protein MAYRNLARSSGRFLGPTAPRKRFLAGNDSSLEAKPLRTAATNSHPLTDVSANKYLLEYENDVKGRFDQIVPFLKKISELQHNHNFVDQAQQLSRQELGIELPSHILDKAWVRPLDMRALFAACVFQSHKQTSDYFFDSDPLNGAEGSKQAKDFDLFLAECGFHLLDVTPCSDGRLAHSIAYALRIPFSAVRRRSHAGALFDIGNTVNRWIKTEHRRYREGLPNGVNQPTKYLKVVIYHFSSKDPSHQGCAAHGSDDSAAASAGLQRLLDFRESVENSFCCGASVDLLLIGLDTDTDAIRVHVPSADSQISLDSWVCALSIYFDTKDLQPNQVMQTITKMVYENAPAKPDPGMVNFVTRLISNNISQIDYVREHHGGAYSDAGHAEHFIGVGIGFKEVHLRNLTYFSHLDTVEEGAPDLDVGIKIFKGLNVSRDLPIPIVIRFDYSGRVPGARERAIDDCIRVNSAITSRYLDLVEDGFLHTLSTIRDRDKQASAEVVGSSLDPVSSEVH
- a CDS encoding carboxysome peptide A, whose amino-acid sequence is MLICKVVKPLVSTNRISGFEHKHLQVVLDGSSKKVAVDAVGCKPGDWVICVGSSAAREAAGSKSYPSDLTIVGIIDHWDPDASKPSQEGAG
- a CDS encoding carboxysome peptide B, coding for MEIMQVMGKLICTQRVEGLGHMHLRILRNNKGKQLVAVDPVGAREGNWVFTASGSAARFACSNPAIQTDLTIGGIIDYWTPDG
- a CDS encoding BMC domain-containing protein, translating into MAPQSRSNSSKASRPAVKAGSSSDQIVDVSPINSTEKDSEVSSKSLATTKSRGRSEPSKPQPTSKSDQSSQIRPPSDGKSGGGSGSTFKKDLQGSSESLSGIALGMIETRGMVPAIEAADAMTKAAEVSLICREYVGGGYVTVMVRGETGAVNASVRAGADACERVGDGLVAAHIIARPHMEVEPALKATYARRF
- a CDS encoding 4a-hydroxytetrahydrobiopterin dehydratase gives rise to the protein MNKWKERNRPNRLEKRFEFDTYNSTRDFLDRLGEHSEAVKRFPDISFGKTYVNITLRPENEVEDAQLKEADRQFAAEIDGLLD
- the cbbX gene encoding CbbX protein gives rise to the protein MDSSIDLSLDYADSGVSAVLEELDAELVGLKPVKTRIKEIAALLLIDRARQHMNLNSSFLGLHMSFTGRPGTGKTTVARRISRILHQLGYLRKGHLVTATRDDLVGQYVGHTAPKTREMIKRAQGGVLFIDEAYYLYKPGNERDYGEEAIEILLQEMEKRREDIVVVFAGYKERMNVFYKSNPGLSSRIAHHIDFPDYSNNELFEIAQLLLSQQNYCFSKEALTVFKDYIKRRRELPFFANARSVRNALDRARLRQASRLFSRMGERLTRQELMTIDALDIKASRVFQGEIDGHEIDNN